The sequence below is a genomic window from Microbacterium sp. cx-55.
TGCGGTGCGCCGACGCCGTCGAGCGATGTCCATGCCACGTCCGGAAGCGCGCCGTAGTGCGGAGCCGACGAGCCCGCGCGGCAGGCGAACTCCCACTCTGCCTCGGTGGGGAGGCGGAAACCGTCGGAATCCGCGCTCCAGCGCACATCCGATCCGTCGAACGTGTACGCCGGGTCGAGCCCCTCCCACTCCGACAGCGCGTTGCAGAATCGCACCGCACGCGTCCAGCTCACATCGACGACCGGGCGACGCGGATGCGTTCCGCCGAGGCCGAGCAGTTCACCGAACGCATCCTGGGTGATCGGGTACACCGAGATCTCGAACGGCTCGAGATCGACGTCCCGGCGGATGCGGCGCCGCGCGTCGTGGAGCGTCACGGTGCCGCCGGGGATCGCGGCCAGCTCGATGTCGGTCACCCCGGAACTCTACGCGCGCAGACGCAACGCCTCCGCGCGAAGAACGGCCAGCGCGGTGACGGATGCGGCGGCCGACCAAGCCTGGGGGCGACAGGCCGCGGGGTAGGGCACCGGAGCGCCGGTCTGCGCTTTCGGGTCGCCCGCGTGCAGCTCGGGCACGCGATAGTCGAATCCCTCTGCGGCGTCGAGCAGCGCCCCCACGACGGATCCCGCGGCCTCGACCAGCCCGGCGCGCAGCATGCCGTGCGCGGCGATCGCGGTGTCATGGGTCCAGACGCTGCCGCCGTGGTACGAGAGCGGCCAGTAGCCGGCCGCATCCGTCGACAGGGTCCGGATGCCGAACCCGCTCGACATCGTCGCGCCGAGCAGAAGACGGGCCACGTGCGCTTCTTCGTCGGGGTCGAGGATTCCGGTGCC
It includes:
- a CDS encoding formylglycine-generating enzyme family protein yields the protein MTDIELAAIPGGTVTLHDARRRIRRDVDLEPFEISVYPITQDAFGELLGLGGTHPRRPVVDVSWTRAVRFCNALSEWEGLDPAYTFDGSDVRWSADSDGFRLPTEAEWEFACRAGSSAPHYGALPDVAWTSLDGVGAPQNVGGKMPNLNGMFDTLGNVWEWCWDLLDPARYGDYRVFRGGGFADDAWSVRASVRRGGSPGSSQDDVGFRVARGASENPDAAQGWSRAADDERAAYDDPLPPGWTPIRR